Proteins found in one Neodiprion lecontei isolate iyNeoLeco1 chromosome 6, iyNeoLeco1.1, whole genome shotgun sequence genomic segment:
- the LOC107220655 gene encoding nucleoporin Nup37, translating to MDEAIVTPPTYKLNFSEQIYCVELSPYEWSQRLICIALTGKITIGIVKFQDEDDDVEDIDYCPIRTFHHETRADALSWSPETSLSVVPKVVVFCVAGADFKIRLYNSNLNDINTYQVLDGHTDYINSISYELEGDILASVSDDHTCKLWDTKEEKRCNITFYLTSPGMSVCWHKEETGKLLVAEKNGSIRMYNIISQQAILSLDTGVTPLMSADWGANPLKVAAMAAGELLVWDVSRPSRPMESRPLHVEGGQMIKFYPAVEYLLASIGRPDNELKVINLKSKQVVLTSRLKLVGGMSWHHKLPFICAGNDRDLCFWKLNLK from the exons ATGGACGAAGCTATCGTAACACCACCCACctataagctgaacttttcCGAGCAGATTTATTGCGTCGAGTTGTCACCCTATGAATGGTCGCAACGTTTGATTTGTATTGCTCTCACCGGCAAGATTACTATCGGGATTGTAAAGTTCCAG GATGAGGACGACGATGTTGAAGACATCGATTACTGTCCAATTCGAACGTTTCATCACGAAACGAGAGCAGATGCGCTTTCCTGGAGTCCAGAAACCTCCCTGAGTGTTGTACCAAAGGTCGTAGTCTTCTGTGTTGCTGGGGCAGATTTTAAGATACGGTTGTACAATAGTAATTTAAACGACATCAATACATATCAA GTTCTAGATGGGCACACAGATTACATCAATTCGATCTCCTACGAGCTGGAAGGTGATATTCTGGCCTCAGTCTCCGACGATCATACCTGTAAATTGTGGGACAccaaagaggaaaaaagatgtaatattacattttatcTAACATCTCCAGGCATGTCTGTATGCTGGCACAAAGAAGAAACTGGCAAGTTGTTAGTAGCTGAAAAAAATGGATCAATACGAATGTACAACATTATAAGCCAGCAGGCGATATTGTCTCTTGACACTGGTGTTACACCCCTTATGTCTGCTGATTGGGGGGCAAATCCGCTGAAGGTTGCAGCTATGGCGGCTGGTGAGCTACTAGTTTGGGATGTATCCAGACCCAG CCGGCCTATGGAGTCCCGACCCTTGCACGTGGAAGGAGGCCAGATGATCAAGTTTTATCCAGCTGTCGAGTATTTACTTGCCAGCATTGGCAGGCCTGATAATGAACTTAAagtgataaatttgaaatccaAACAAGTAGTTCTTACCAGTCGCTTGAAGCTCGTCGGCGGAATGAGCTGGCATCATAAGTTACCCTTCATCTGCGCAGGCAATGACAGAGATCTCTgtttttggaaattgaatCTGAAGTAA
- the LOC107220654 gene encoding gem-associated protein 5-like isoform X2, with product MNEATLPPSPNWYLANILACAKDGTVAWGARNSIVVVTFQGDKKIYKYSIISDAHVDRVTSLAFSPKFGEANHNLLVSGGDENVVRIWNMDSMNAVMAHSFIDTQQKVIGVDWSRANTNIVCCLSTDGFLVIWNVAHNVTQQICLGKVTATCLSCCPHDPDLVAAGTKSGLVYVINVHGNGKIVYKLRGHDTEISSLSWCPVDSNVISGTQAKDSLLASGSKDRSIYVWRAGGDGRYQIVLTLPNTPLDSHQHRSKLGAATGGWTAVCWAAPKLLLSSSSWGELISWDLSINSKPRQGCKLIHAYHARGLFCIANVQGGMEASDTNWRLADTSSIVVWTIAQDRHVVCCQVTAANSEITYNVPTQGGYTYCIAASPLDTSRVAFGVGDAMLRVWNLCEPHENSFDITMLWQKIKGKVMAISWHPQKENLLAFGTGEGRVGVFDTNTSKPPILYRQYHRHTVYTLGWGPEPNGKSTYVLYSCGDGELIYYNPEKPNQEPTSVIKKDCTEFSWKPDYSCLAIGLENGSVSFLNRNLKECGPAIHSLKKSIQCLEWHPESTATDFDLSPLRHQLAVSTIANSIVVLDLSDLATNCTDTAGASTTIKGSLLPKIVSTLMGHTAKIFDLAWSPHISGYLASASCDNTVQVWKTESQELMGTYTGHCGPVYCCMWSPLDPDLIITGSADFTVRIWKVSEQEVRPVAENLLKPKKIRTKKNKHKTEMMGMDQASNLNEVSINGLDDDVSDVTTVENTTTEPEIKESLAMDQIKRKKSKKSTYFPTMAKAASNKASLLSSITEHFERSLSSRLSSVGKGPSQIADNVCDADNTKDSIRESQISSIFGSKEDVIKLLDTEKSVHAKLSQHDTVVEMDLWCDNLKQNLQEATKEKRLNDFLVSLAPSLSYKEWQVTCENYAEQLEFEGNRRKAVSYLLCIHKIERAIQVFVEGKMFKEAYVLAKTKLDTSDPLVDSLLETWAVGAAKEGNFEEAVQCYIKLGNYGEAARLLSRRKDMGSLEVAARLALKSGDEEFSATITEQAVNEALLRADYESIANLIKTFPQILHYQVTVAALKELNGILESCNDGRIWDWLEGNAEHSMLRNLSHCYPNCDHYYTKLLRSFETVGVSKDTQALWVEVGSQIALAITCVDNEKKLRHLVAAADAASRYEASIQSATAVVGRHKNFLIKLLSQLEEKSPMSEDCLFAAKEPSIRKSLRAYLCYGILNWVIDSDTTYLEKEGRQELVISLIENVIRDALAKQTIRHNMMSAEINKLEGTLTISMGKSQKIGNTSDDAQEDVESLMKRLALIRSNREKYLSERLCAPNPVLVYSKAREVVSVLFQGETEEKMTRILMETWTEATS from the exons CTGGAATGTAGCTCATAACGTGACACAACAAATTTGCTTAGGGAAAGTAACAGCTACTTGTTTATCCTGCTGTCCACATGATCCTGATTTAGTAGCAGCTGGTACGAAAAGTGGATTAGTCTATGTGATCAATGTACACGGTAATGGCAAAATCGTCTATAAACTACGAGGGCATGATACTGAAATATCGAGCCTGTCGTGGTGTCCAGTAGATTCAAACGTCATAAGCGGTACCCAAGCCAAGGATTCTCTTCTGGCCTCTGGTAGTAAAGACAG GTCTATATATGTTTGGAGAGCCGGAGGAGATGGCAGATATCAAATTGTGCTAACCTTGCCAAATACACCCTTGGATTCTCATCAGCATAGAAGTAAACTAGGGGCAGCAACAGGTGGCTGGACAGCGGTTTGTTGGGCAGCACCAAAATTATTGCTTAGTAGCTCCAGCTGGGGCGAATTGATATCCTGGGACTTGTCGATAAACTCGAAGCCAAGACAAGGATGCAAGTTGATTCACGCTTATCATGCCAGAGGACTTTTCTGTATTGCTAATGTGCAAGGGGGGATGGAAGCAAGCGATACTAATTGGAGGTTGGCAGATACAAGCAG CATCGTGGTATGGACGATAGCTCAAGATCGTCACGTAGTTTGCTGCCAAGTGACAGCAGCCAATTCGGAAATAACATACAATGTTCCAACGCAAGGTGGCTATACGTACTGTATTGCTGCCTCTCCGTTAGATACATCTAGAGTTGCGTTTGGGGTTGGTGACGCAATGCTGAGAGTGTGGAATTTGTGCGAGCCTCACGAAAATAGTTTCGATATCACCATGCTGTGGCAAAAAATAAAGGGAAAAGTTATGGCT aTATCATGGCATCCTCAGAAGGAAAATTTGTTGGCTTTTGGAACTGGAGAAGGTCGTGTGGGTGTGTTTGATACAAATACGAGCAAACCTCCTATTCTGTATAGGCAATATCATAGACACACGGTTTACACCCTTGGCTGGGGTCCAGAACCGAATGGCAAAAGTACTTATGTTCTGTATTCGTGCGGTGATGGGGAATTGATTTACTACAATCCAGAAAAACCGAATCAAG AACCAACTTCTGTTATTAAAAAGGATTGTACAGAATTTTCTTGGAAGCCGGACTACTCGTGTCTTGCAATCGGTCTTGAAAATGG ATCTGTTTCATTTCTGAATCGCAATTTGAAAGAATGCGGTCCAGCAATtcattcattaaaaaaatccatcCAATGCCTCGAATGGCATCCTGAAAGTACCGCTACAGATTTTGATCTGTCCCCTCTCCGCCATCAATTGGCTGTGTCAACGATTGCTAACTCTATTGTTGTACTTGATTTGAGTGATCTCGCCACTAATTGTACCGATACAGCCGGCGCATCGACCACGATCAAAGGATCGTTGTTGCCGAAAATTGTCAGTACATTGATGGGACAtacagcaaaaatttttgacttGGCATGGAGTCCGCATATCAGTGGGTATCTAGCATCGGCAAGTTGTGACAACACTGTCCAG GTATGGAAGACAGAATCTCAAGAGTTGATGGGAACTTACACAGGCCACTGTGGTCCTGTATACTGTTGCATGTGGAGCCCCTTAGACCCCGATTTGATAATCACTGGATCCGCAGATTTTACAGTTAGAATATGGAAAGTGTCTGAGCAGGAAGTAAGGCCTGTTGCTGAAAATCTgttgaaaccaaaaaaaataagaacaaaaAAGAACAAACATAAGACAGAAATGATGGGGATGGATCAAGCGAGCAACCTTAATGAGGTTTCAATAAACGGGCTTGACGATGATGTATCTGACGTAACAACTGTTGAAAATACAACAACCGAACCGG aaataaaaGAGAGTCTGGCAATGGATCAGATTAAAaggaagaaaagtaaaaaatccaCGTACTTTCCGACGATGGCGAAGGCTGCGAGTAATAAAGCATCACTACTGAGTTCAATTACAGAGCATTTTGAAAGGTCTTTGTCCAGTCGATTATCCAGTGTTGGAAAAGGCCCAAGTCAGATTGCTGATAATGTATGTGATGCAGACAACACTAAGGATTCGATTAGAGAATCTCAAATTTCATCCATTTTCGGAAGTAAAGAAGATGTTATCAAATTACTGGATACGGAAA AATCTGTTCATGCCAAGCTGTCGCAACACGATACGGTCGTTGAAATGGATCTGTGGTGCGATAATCTGAAGCAAAACTTACAGGAAGCAACGAAGGAAAAACGACTCAATGATTTTCTAGTTTCACTCGCACCTAGCCTTTCCTACAA AGAGTGGCAAGTGACATGTGAAAATTATGCCGAGCAACTGGAGTTTGAGGGTAATCGGCGTAAAGCGGTCTCATACCTTTTGTGCATACACAAAATTGAACGAGCTATCCAGGTCTTTGTAGAGGGTAAAATGTTCAAGGAAGCATATGTGTTGGCCAAGACTAAACTCGACACATCGGATCCATTAGTGGATTCGTTATTGGAAACATGGGCAGTTGGCGCAGCTAAGGAAGGAAATTTTGAAGAAGCAGTCCAATG CTACATTAAATTAGGCAACTATGGAGAAGCTGCTCGACTGTTAAGCAGACGAAAAGATATGGGAAGCTTAGAAGTTGCAGCTCGGTTGGCTTTAAAATCCGGAGATGAAGAATTTAGTGCAACCATTACTGAGCAAGCCGTAAATGAAGCACTTTTAAGGGCTGATTACGAATCAATTGCAAACTTGATTAAGACATTTCCACAAATTCTG CACTACCAAGTAACAGTTGCTGCTCTCAAAGAGCTGAACGGAATACTCGAGAGTTGCAATGATGGACGAATTTGGGACTGGCTTGAGGGGAACGCTGAGCACTCTATGCTACGAAATTTATCACATTGTTATCCGAACTGTGATCATTATTATACAAAGCTTTTAAGAAGTTTCGAAACTGTAGGTGTTTCCAAGGACACGCAAGcg CTCTGGGTTGAAGTGGGTAGTCAAATCGCTCTGGCAATCACATGTGTTGACAATGAGAAGAAACTTAGACATCTTGTCGCAGCAGCGGATGCAGCATCTCGATATGAAGCATCAATACAATCCGCTACAGCAGTTGTAGGACGGCACAAAAACTTCTTAATAAAGTTGTTGTCACAGTTGGAGGAAAAAAGCCCAATGTCAGAAGATTGCCTATTTGCTGCAAAAGAGCCAAGTATCCGAAAGAGCTTGAGAGCTTATTTATGTTATGGGATTTTAAACTGGGTCATAGACTCAGATACCAcatatttggaaaaagaagGTAGGCAAGAACTCGTTATATCTTTGATCGAGAATGTGATTCGAGATGCACTGGCAAAGCAGACAATTAGACACAACATGATGTCTGCTGAAATCAATAAACTGGAAGGAACATTGACTATTTCCATGG GGAAATCGCAGAAGATCGGAAATACCAGTGACGACGCTCAGGAAGATGTTGAAAGTCTGATGAAACGACTTGCCCTGATTCGAAGCAACAGGGAAAAGTATTTGAGCGAACGACTCTGTGCTCCTAATCCTGTCCTTGTGTACAGTAAAGCACGTGAGGTAGTAAGTGTTCTATTTCAAGGTGAAACCGAGGAGAAAATGACGCGTATCTTGATGGAAACTTGGACGGAAGCTACCTCATAA